In a single window of the Prochlorococcus marinus str. AS9601 genome:
- a CDS encoding PIN/TRAM domain-containing protein: MTDILVLILFVLSGAASGWLGVDLLPVDILKQVSNVEGFRIVLAIIGFFVGLAAGFVFLQLRKTFLDQIRTMPTDLLISRSVGLILGLLVANLLLAPILLIPFPREVFFAKPLAAILSNIFFGALGYKLADTHGRTLLRLFNPNNTDAYLVNEGILPAASPKILDTSVIIDGRINGLLSCGLLEGQLIVAQSVIDELQTLADSSSNEKRSKGRRGLKLLKELRDLYGRRLVINPTKYEGNGVDEKLLKITEDMTGTLITADYNLSQIAEVKELKVMNLSDLVIALRPEVQPGESLNIKIVREGKEKMQGIGYLDDGTMVVIDEAKNFVGSRLDIIITGALQTPTGRMVFGKLINNPESNKSFKSPATQG, from the coding sequence ATGACAGATATTTTAGTATTAATTTTATTTGTATTGTCTGGGGCTGCTTCAGGATGGCTTGGTGTTGATTTATTGCCAGTAGACATACTCAAACAGGTTTCTAATGTAGAAGGTTTTAGAATTGTTTTAGCAATAATTGGTTTTTTTGTAGGATTAGCAGCTGGTTTTGTATTTCTTCAACTTAGAAAGACGTTTCTTGATCAAATAAGAACAATGCCAACAGATTTACTAATAAGTAGGTCCGTTGGTTTAATTTTAGGATTACTTGTTGCGAATCTGCTACTTGCTCCAATACTATTAATTCCCTTCCCTAGAGAGGTTTTTTTCGCAAAACCCTTGGCAGCTATATTAAGCAACATTTTCTTTGGTGCGCTTGGTTATAAGTTGGCAGATACCCATGGAAGGACATTATTGAGATTATTCAATCCAAATAATACTGATGCATATCTAGTTAATGAAGGTATACTCCCTGCTGCAAGTCCAAAAATTCTAGATACCAGTGTAATTATTGATGGAAGAATCAATGGCCTATTAAGTTGCGGATTATTGGAAGGGCAATTAATTGTTGCTCAAAGTGTAATTGACGAATTACAAACTTTAGCTGACTCAAGCAGTAATGAAAAAAGGTCGAAAGGCAGAAGAGGTCTCAAGTTATTAAAAGAATTAAGAGATCTATATGGGAGAAGACTTGTAATAAACCCAACAAAGTATGAAGGTAATGGGGTAGATGAAAAACTCTTGAAAATTACTGAGGATATGACAGGAACTTTAATTACGGCTGATTACAATCTTTCTCAGATTGCTGAAGTTAAAGAATTAAAAGTTATGAATTTGAGTGATCTAGTTATTGCTTTAAGGCCAGAAGTTCAACCAGGAGAATCACTGAATATAAAAATCGTGAGAGAAGGCAAAGAAAAAATGCAAGGTATTGGATATTTAGATGACGGCACAATGGTTGTTATTGACGAGGCAAAGAATTTTGTTGGCAGCAGATTAGATATTATTATCACAGGAGCATTACAAACTCCCACTGGAAGAATGGTCTTTGGAAAACTAATAAATAATCCTGAGTCAAACAAATCTTTTAAATCACCAGCGACACAGGGCTAA